A section of the Streptomyces sp. Je 1-369 genome encodes:
- a CDS encoding zinc-dependent alcohol dehydrogenase encodes MRRYELVGRRDIRLVTDVAVPEPGPLEVLVRVRACTVCNRSDLAYFHYYGLRDHCSQGCFGHEIAGVVEATGAGVQRVVPGQRVFVRTPLTTGYAEFALAREISVGALPDAVPFEQGALLQLLPLAVHATRGVRLGDRVAIVGQGPVGQMALRVAVARGAAEVVAVDLDDWRLERSSAAGADAVRRVDGSAGQLAAVGADFDVAVDAVGTPTTLNACVGLVRQNGLVVLLGTHHVDTHVTVDLVTWERKGLRVHSSAEPLDTARAEALAVAERLAHRRTEALRLPDLHTHTYPLDELPKAMEQLSASRALYPDAEHAPYDGPPPETLKVAIVP; translated from the coding sequence ATGCGCAGGTACGAACTCGTCGGCAGGCGCGACATCCGGCTGGTCACCGACGTGGCGGTGCCGGAGCCGGGGCCTTTGGAGGTGCTGGTCCGCGTACGGGCCTGCACGGTCTGCAACCGCAGCGACCTCGCCTACTTCCACTACTACGGACTGCGCGACCACTGCTCCCAGGGGTGTTTCGGCCATGAGATCGCCGGAGTGGTCGAGGCGACAGGGGCGGGAGTGCAGCGTGTGGTGCCCGGGCAGCGCGTGTTCGTCCGCACGCCGCTCACCACCGGGTACGCCGAGTTCGCCCTGGCCCGCGAGATCTCCGTGGGCGCCCTGCCCGACGCCGTGCCCTTCGAGCAGGGCGCGCTCCTGCAACTCCTCCCGCTCGCCGTGCACGCCACCCGCGGCGTCCGGCTCGGCGACCGCGTCGCCATCGTCGGGCAGGGGCCCGTCGGGCAGATGGCGCTGCGGGTCGCCGTGGCGCGCGGCGCGGCCGAGGTCGTCGCCGTCGACCTCGACGACTGGCGGCTCGAACGCTCCTCGGCGGCGGGCGCGGACGCGGTACGAAGGGTGGACGGGAGCGCCGGGCAACTCGCGGCCGTAGGCGCGGACTTCGACGTCGCCGTCGACGCCGTCGGCACCCCCACGACGCTCAACGCCTGCGTGGGACTCGTACGGCAGAACGGCCTCGTCGTCCTCCTCGGCACGCACCACGTCGACACGCACGTCACCGTCGACCTGGTCACCTGGGAACGTAAGGGCCTGCGGGTGCACAGCTCCGCGGAACCCCTCGACACCGCGCGCGCCGAAGCCCTCGCCGTCGCCGAACGCCTCGCCCACCGCCGCACCGAAGCCCTGCGCCTGCCCGACCTCCACACGCACACGTACCCCCTCGACGAACTCCCCAAGGCCATGGAGCAGCTCTCCGCGAGCCGCGCCCTCTACCCCGATGCCGAACACGCCCCCTACGACGGCCCGCCCCCCGAGACCCTGAAGGTGGCGATCGTGCCCTGA
- a CDS encoding Gfo/Idh/MocA family protein produces MKWGIAGYGDIVTRRVLPALHALGEEPVALWGRDPHRAARTAERHAVARSGAAFDVLLSGVDAVYIATPVVHHVPLARAVLAAGLPVLIEKPLAGGLGTGGTLDTAGRRAGVAYYRRLAPAVRRLREELDAWTPDRVEVHFRCAFAPGPDDPMRWRTDPGLSGGGVLADAGSHRIDLLLHLFGRPCELTARLGDRFPRGAERRAELTLRWPSGLRAHCLVEWREGPPVDRFRLTGGGRTLTLAPLDAGRIDAPPGPSLLLPPPANPHQSLLADFAAAAATGKEPVCPVAEARLVDEVIVAAERSDAAGGRPVRMWG; encoded by the coding sequence GTGAAGTGGGGCATCGCCGGGTACGGCGACATCGTGACCCGCCGCGTCCTGCCCGCCCTGCACGCCCTCGGCGAGGAACCCGTGGCCCTCTGGGGCCGCGACCCGCACCGCGCCGCACGTACCGCGGAACGCCATGCCGTCGCCAGATCCGGTGCCGCCTTCGACGTCCTGCTGTCCGGCGTCGACGCCGTGTACATCGCCACACCCGTCGTACACCACGTGCCGCTCGCCCGCGCCGTCCTGGCAGCGGGCCTGCCCGTCCTGATCGAGAAGCCTCTCGCCGGCGGCCTCGGCACCGGGGGCACGCTCGACACGGCGGGGCGGCGCGCGGGGGTCGCCTACTACCGCAGGCTCGCGCCCGCCGTACGACGGCTGCGCGAGGAACTCGACGCCTGGACGCCCGACCGGGTCGAGGTGCACTTCCGGTGTGCCTTCGCACCCGGCCCCGACGACCCGATGCGCTGGCGCACCGACCCCGGCCTGTCCGGCGGCGGGGTCCTTGCGGACGCGGGAAGCCACCGGATCGACCTGCTGCTCCATCTGTTCGGGCGCCCCTGTGAGCTGACGGCCCGGCTCGGCGACCGCTTCCCGCGCGGCGCGGAACGACGCGCCGAACTCACCCTGCGCTGGCCCTCCGGCCTCCGGGCGCACTGCCTCGTGGAGTGGCGCGAAGGGCCGCCCGTGGACCGCTTCCGGCTGACGGGCGGCGGCCGCACACTGACGCTCGCGCCACTGGACGCGGGCCGTATCGACGCACCCCCGGGCCCGTCGCTCCTGCTTCCCCCGCCCGCCAACCCCCACCAGTCCCTGCTCGCCGACTTCGCGGCCGCCGCGGCGACGGGGAAGGAGCCGGTGTGCCCGGTGGCGGAGGCCCGCCTCGTCGACGAGGTGATCGTGGCGGCGGAGCGGTCGGACGCGGCGGGAGGGCGCCCGGTGCGGATGTGGGGGTGA
- a CDS encoding glycoside hydrolase family 3 protein, with product MAPSSDPSLEHLAHSVLQPGFEGTTAPAWLRRRIAEGLGSVVLFARNIETPEQVARLTTDLRAENPDLIVAIDEEAGDVTRLEAWTGSSRPGNLALGAVDDIDLTERVAHDIGRDLHAAGVSLNFAPSADVNSNPLNPVIGVRSFGSRTDVVSRHTAAWVRGLQDAGVAACAKHFPGHGDTVVDSHYGLPQVKGSAEEIALTALPPFIAAMEAGVRAVMTAHLLAPAYDPDLPATLSHRILVELLRGELNFDGLVVTDGIEMGAVTDRYGIDGATVKALAGGVDAVCVGGESADEATFDLLSTALVKAVIDGTLPEARLVEASTRVREFAAWSGERSRAVARAAGPTDIGLVAARRAVRVHHRTGTANASLPVVGVPHVVELSPTMNLAIDGHTPWGVAEPLRDLRPGTTSVRLTEPDLAHAADILDGEVLTPATGRALVVVVRDAARHRWMTDTLNRILRCRPDALVVEMGVPAGDALGATRLITHGATRVSGIAAAELLAGGGLTPSAAPRS from the coding sequence ATGGCACCGAGCAGTGACCCGTCTCTGGAGCACCTCGCCCACTCCGTGCTGCAGCCCGGCTTCGAGGGCACCACGGCCCCCGCCTGGCTGCGCCGCAGGATCGCCGAGGGTCTGGGCTCCGTCGTCCTGTTCGCACGGAACATCGAGACACCGGAGCAGGTCGCCCGGCTCACCACGGACCTGCGCGCGGAGAACCCGGACCTGATCGTCGCCATCGACGAGGAGGCGGGCGACGTGACCCGTCTGGAGGCGTGGACCGGCTCGTCCCGGCCCGGCAACCTCGCCCTCGGCGCCGTCGACGACATCGACCTGACCGAGCGGGTGGCCCACGACATCGGCCGCGATCTGCACGCCGCGGGTGTCTCCCTCAACTTCGCGCCGAGCGCCGACGTGAACTCCAACCCGCTCAACCCGGTGATCGGCGTACGCTCCTTCGGCTCCCGTACCGACGTCGTCTCCCGCCACACGGCCGCCTGGGTCCGCGGCCTTCAGGACGCCGGCGTCGCCGCCTGCGCCAAGCACTTCCCCGGCCACGGCGACACGGTCGTCGACTCGCACTACGGCCTGCCCCAGGTGAAGGGCTCCGCCGAGGAGATCGCGCTCACCGCGCTGCCGCCGTTCATCGCGGCGATGGAGGCGGGCGTACGCGCCGTGATGACCGCGCACCTCCTCGCCCCCGCCTACGATCCGGACCTGCCCGCGACCCTCAGCCACCGCATCCTGGTGGAACTGCTGCGCGGGGAGCTGAACTTCGACGGCCTCGTCGTCACCGACGGCATCGAGATGGGTGCGGTCACCGACCGTTACGGCATCGACGGCGCGACGGTCAAGGCCTTGGCGGGCGGTGTGGACGCGGTGTGCGTGGGCGGCGAGAGTGCCGACGAGGCCACGTTCGACCTGCTCTCCACAGCCCTGGTGAAGGCGGTCATCGACGGCACGCTGCCCGAGGCGCGGCTCGTCGAAGCGAGCACGCGCGTACGGGAGTTCGCTGCCTGGTCCGGCGAGCGATCGCGAGCCGTCGCCCGCGCGGCGGGCCCCACCGACATCGGCCTGGTCGCCGCCCGCCGAGCCGTGCGGGTGCACCACCGCACCGGCACGGCGAACGCGTCGCTCCCCGTCGTGGGCGTCCCGCACGTCGTGGAGCTGTCCCCCACGATGAACCTGGCCATCGACGGCCACACCCCGTGGGGCGTCGCCGAGCCGCTGCGGGACCTGCGCCCCGGCACCACGTCCGTACGGCTCACGGAGCCCGACCTCGCCCACGCAGCCGACATCCTGGACGGCGAGGTGCTGACCCCGGCGACGGGCCGCGCTCTGGTGGTCGTCGTGCGGGACGCGGCCCGGCACCGCTGGATGACCGACACCCTCAACCGCATCCTGCGGTGCCGCCCCGATGCCCTGGTCGTGGAGATGGGCGTCCCGGCGGGCGACGCGCTCGGCGCCACCCGCCTGATCACCCACGGCGCGACCCGTGTCTCGGGCATCGCGGCGGCGGAACTGCTCGCGGGCGGGGGTCTCACCCCTTCAGCGGCCCCTCGCAGCTGA
- a CDS encoding phytanoyl-CoA dioxygenase family protein — MNLSSNGVPIPFTPELFGPLRPSADLLETRDAGALRERLHADGCLYLPGLLDRAEVLRLRGRYFSLFPPGLLAPGSTPEDGVFSGRVPEDVPEYGVAGHPAHAFVRSEPFDQFVANPALSELAGQLLDAKAEMLPRRILRHFHRGTRRASRAHVDFDYMDEGSPRVVTFWIPVGDCPPPTGALVYLEGSHRLPPEEYAPLRDTTDRPGDRRQICHDLELTARTLGRRWLYADFAAGDVMVHLPRIIHASLDTTTDTMRLSVDTRFVRSDDRPDPRWLRPWSADDGA, encoded by the coding sequence GTGAACCTGTCGTCGAACGGCGTACCGATACCCTTCACGCCGGAACTCTTCGGCCCGCTGCGCCCCAGCGCGGACCTGTTGGAGACGAGGGACGCCGGCGCGCTGCGGGAGCGGCTGCACGCGGACGGCTGCCTGTACCTGCCGGGTCTGCTCGACCGCGCGGAGGTGCTGCGGCTGCGCGGCCGGTACTTTTCCCTCTTCCCGCCGGGCCTGCTCGCACCGGGCAGTACGCCCGAGGACGGCGTGTTCTCCGGCCGCGTACCCGAAGACGTCCCGGAGTACGGAGTGGCGGGGCACCCGGCCCACGCGTTCGTACGCTCGGAGCCCTTCGACCAGTTCGTGGCGAACCCCGCCCTGTCCGAGCTCGCCGGTCAGCTCCTCGACGCCAAGGCGGAGATGCTGCCGCGCCGCATCCTGCGCCACTTCCACCGCGGCACCCGGCGCGCCTCCCGCGCCCACGTCGACTTCGACTACATGGACGAGGGATCGCCGCGCGTCGTCACCTTCTGGATCCCGGTCGGCGACTGCCCGCCGCCCACCGGCGCCCTGGTCTACCTGGAGGGCTCCCACCGACTGCCGCCCGAGGAGTACGCCCCGCTGCGCGACACCACCGACCGGCCCGGCGACCGGCGGCAGATCTGCCACGACCTGGAGCTGACCGCCCGCACCCTCGGCCGCCGCTGGCTGTACGCGGACTTCGCGGCGGGCGACGTGATGGTGCACCTGCCCCGCATCATCCACGCCTCCCTGGACACGACGACGGACACGATGCGCCTCTCCGTGGACACCCGCTTCGTACGCTCCGACGACAGACCTGACCCGCGCTGGCTCCGCCCCTGGTCGGCGGACGACGGGGCGTGA
- a CDS encoding DegT/DnrJ/EryC1/StrS family aminotransferase translates to MQLRHLSGLLAAEPSLRQAKGAVNAMNGVRAVVERLARVDRAPLTTADSTASVRDGLHRERLVFQSPVRGSFHGTLLAPSDPAPGATPDPAPGPAVLVLGGKNARLDQLTGDVPPDHPDRNVAEQLARAGFVTLSFDHGIGGGLDAGRRAGRDEGTLLAHAFALTGHSLLGALTGDALGALDVLAAHPRVDPRRVGLFGHSLGAAVALHTALLSGRRDLPLCAASHLGTYQALFERLLTGHEGAVLPGILEYADLPDLYGTLAPAPLQLQYGTADSYLDPDDARAAADAVRETYASAGAEAEVHELAMGHGTHVGHAADFFARTLSGIRPQPCEAPQVPAQRIHFEVDERRTVLDRVDAALDSGILTQGPQVARFEELARPWTGTDTAAVASGSAALEIALRIIGVAGRTVLVPVNTFFATAAAAVRAGAAVRFVDIELDGLGMDPDALHAALDRHPDTAAVLPVHIGGIVSPALDAALAHCHLRGIPVVEDAAHAFGATLGGRPAGSFGRFGAFSFYPTKVAVSGEGGLLSAASADDLEQVRRWRDHGKSAQGSTLHDRPGGNWRLSELHAAVGTVDLERFSGTLAARRALAARYDVLLADVPGIRPHAVPAAAGSNYYKYLAYLDPDGPLDRPLLKKVLRERHGVALAGEVYDHLLCDQPQFAPQRQLDAAGGAFERARWFARHHVALPLYPSLTEDEQVRVVAALRSELP, encoded by the coding sequence ATGCAACTACGCCACCTAAGCGGGCTCCTCGCCGCCGAGCCGTCCCTGCGGCAGGCCAAGGGCGCCGTGAACGCCATGAACGGCGTGCGCGCCGTCGTCGAGCGGCTGGCCCGTGTCGATCGGGCCCCGCTCACCACCGCCGACAGCACCGCCTCGGTGCGCGATGGACTGCACCGCGAGCGGCTGGTGTTCCAGTCCCCCGTACGCGGCTCCTTCCACGGCACGCTCCTCGCGCCGTCCGACCCGGCGCCCGGTGCGACGCCCGACCCGGCGCCCGGTCCCGCCGTCCTCGTCCTCGGCGGCAAGAACGCCCGTCTGGACCAGCTCACCGGCGACGTGCCACCGGACCACCCCGACCGCAACGTCGCCGAGCAGCTGGCGCGGGCCGGTTTCGTCACGCTCTCCTTCGACCACGGCATCGGCGGCGGCCTGGACGCCGGACGCCGAGCGGGCCGGGACGAAGGGACGCTGCTGGCCCACGCGTTCGCGCTCACCGGCCACTCCCTGCTCGGCGCCCTCACCGGCGACGCCCTGGGCGCCCTGGACGTCCTCGCCGCCCACCCGCGCGTCGACCCGCGACGCGTCGGGCTCTTCGGCCACAGTCTCGGCGCGGCGGTCGCCCTGCACACGGCGCTGCTCTCCGGACGCCGGGATCTCCCGCTCTGCGCGGCGAGCCACCTCGGCACCTACCAGGCCCTGTTCGAGCGGCTGCTGACCGGGCACGAGGGCGCGGTGCTCCCCGGCATCCTGGAGTACGCCGACCTGCCCGACCTGTACGGCACCCTCGCCCCGGCCCCGCTCCAGCTCCAGTACGGCACGGCCGACTCCTACCTGGACCCCGACGACGCCCGGGCCGCGGCCGACGCGGTCCGGGAGACGTACGCGAGCGCCGGAGCCGAAGCCGAGGTCCACGAACTCGCCATGGGACACGGCACCCACGTCGGCCACGCGGCGGACTTCTTCGCCCGCACGCTCAGCGGGATCCGGCCGCAGCCATGCGAAGCTCCCCAAGTGCCCGCCCAGCGCATCCACTTCGAGGTCGACGAACGGCGCACCGTGCTCGACCGCGTCGACGCCGCACTGGACTCCGGCATCCTCACGCAGGGCCCGCAGGTCGCCCGCTTCGAGGAGCTCGCCCGCCCCTGGACCGGCACGGACACCGCCGCGGTCGCGTCCGGCTCGGCGGCGCTGGAGATCGCCCTGCGCATCATCGGCGTGGCGGGCCGCACGGTGCTCGTACCGGTCAACACGTTCTTCGCGACGGCCGCCGCGGCCGTACGGGCCGGGGCGGCCGTGCGCTTCGTCGACATCGAGCTCGACGGTCTCGGCATGGACCCGGACGCCCTGCACGCCGCCCTCGACCGGCACCCCGACACCGCCGCCGTGCTGCCCGTCCACATCGGCGGCATCGTCTCACCCGCGCTCGACGCGGCGCTCGCCCACTGTCACCTGCGCGGCATCCCCGTCGTGGAGGACGCGGCGCACGCCTTCGGGGCGACGCTCGGCGGGCGTCCGGCGGGGAGCTTCGGACGGTTCGGCGCGTTCTCGTTCTACCCCACGAAGGTGGCGGTGAGCGGCGAGGGCGGCCTGCTGTCGGCCGCGTCGGCGGACGACCTGGAGCAGGTGCGGCGCTGGCGCGACCACGGCAAGAGCGCCCAGGGATCCACGCTGCACGACCGGCCGGGCGGCAACTGGCGCCTGAGCGAACTGCACGCCGCCGTAGGCACGGTGGACCTGGAGCGCTTCTCCGGCACCCTGGCCGCGCGCAGGGCGCTCGCCGCCCGGTACGACGTGCTGCTCGCCGACGTCCCGGGGATCCGCCCGCACGCCGTGCCCGCGGCGGCCGGCAGCAACTACTACAAGTACCTCGCCTATCTGGATCCCGACGGCCCGCTGGATCGCCCGCTCCTGAAGAAGGTCCTGCGGGAACGGCACGGGGTGGCGCTGGCCGGCGAGGTGTACGACCACTTGCTGTGCGACCAACCCCAGTTCGCGCCGCAGCGGCAACTGGACGCGGCAGGTGGCGCGTTCGAGCGGGCCCGCTGGTTCGCGCGGCACCATGTCGCGCTGCCGCTGTACCCGTCCCTCACGGAGGACGAGCAGGTCCGGGTGGTCGCCGCACTCCGCAGCGAGCTGCCGTGA
- a CDS encoding collagenase: MSQTRLRTLRRSVLAGAIAATLCASAVQLGHAAEPAPAAAQPRTATSAPPARTPLDVVDRRAKAPKPGAYEIPAPGGLKDGRTPGPRTPKPKAKPTAKPKASSAKAAPCTLDGVTGLSPDRFADFLADPAVTADGCLRTLIWTWDARLAPVMSDAHVQAVSRRVAGLAAAHDGKNGSNLLELLTYLHAVAYQDFSHDEIDVTDGPTVDAMRRAVDAFGSAPRTFDVTRSNADSLREALYAASAPGLRQHQLPLIKRVLTTMDAKHPGTAKDAAWAGSALAALSVSYLGVYPGNRDAAFHAAVKADPSYRAAFKAFGGYTHLKGTANAWVVRDALSEYGRFGQVDGITAEIVSGLGGLVDVVVRNFGEGSAPWAKVATWLNEFGACAPYKVCKADIERRLFPQTYAYDKGGMKVRTALDRGTVDQLYYASKQVKAQFHRVVGTEEPLAGDPNTTLTTVLYASRADYENYHPLLTGMDTNNGGVYIERGATFYTYQRRVPQDSTLTLEELFRHEYTHYLNGRWAVPGFFGEGPWYQGDRTTAMDEGTAEFFDGATRDDGIEVRKSLVQGIIDDTADGGPRMTVDQLLHATYDGDGFRFYDYAGTFFEFLWAERPALLKEMYGYLRADDPARFDAWRDRLGKDRGLQSQYDAFLDKQIAHVDDLFVPDTTYVPVAELRDTTADQVRASIAATTGITPACRSNGAPERPRYTCTGRITANLGASGDPDAVFKDMSETVDYFLLERSTAGDNNLADMNCSFGEVDIWTDGRAGSADFSCEGPLKG; the protein is encoded by the coding sequence ATGTCCCAGACACGTCTACGCACCCTGCGCAGATCCGTGCTCGCCGGCGCGATAGCGGCGACCCTCTGCGCCTCGGCCGTCCAGCTCGGACACGCTGCCGAGCCCGCCCCCGCGGCGGCGCAACCCCGCACCGCCACATCCGCACCCCCCGCCCGGACCCCCCTGGACGTCGTCGACCGCCGGGCGAAGGCCCCGAAGCCCGGCGCCTACGAGATCCCGGCACCCGGCGGGCTCAAGGACGGCCGCACTCCCGGCCCCCGCACGCCCAAGCCGAAAGCGAAGCCGACAGCGAAGCCGAAAGCGAGCTCCGCGAAGGCCGCGCCCTGCACCCTCGACGGTGTCACCGGACTCTCGCCCGACCGGTTCGCCGACTTCCTCGCCGACCCCGCCGTCACCGCCGACGGCTGTCTCCGCACCCTGATCTGGACCTGGGACGCGCGGCTCGCCCCCGTCATGTCGGACGCGCACGTCCAGGCCGTCTCCCGCCGCGTCGCCGGGCTCGCGGCCGCCCACGACGGCAAGAACGGCAGCAACCTCCTGGAGCTGCTCACGTATCTCCATGCCGTCGCCTACCAGGACTTCTCGCACGATGAGATCGATGTCACCGACGGGCCGACCGTGGACGCGATGCGGCGCGCCGTCGACGCCTTCGGCTCCGCGCCCCGCACCTTCGACGTGACGCGGAGCAACGCCGATTCGCTCCGCGAGGCGCTCTACGCGGCGAGCGCGCCGGGGCTCCGTCAGCATCAACTACCGTTGATCAAGCGGGTTCTTACCACCATGGACGCCAAGCACCCCGGCACCGCGAAGGACGCCGCCTGGGCCGGTTCCGCGCTCGCCGCGCTGTCCGTGAGCTATCTCGGCGTGTACCCCGGCAACCGGGACGCCGCCTTCCACGCCGCGGTGAAGGCCGACCCCTCCTACCGTGCCGCCTTCAAGGCCTTCGGCGGATACACCCACCTCAAGGGCACCGCCAACGCCTGGGTCGTGCGCGACGCGCTGAGCGAGTACGGAAGGTTCGGGCAGGTCGACGGGATCACCGCGGAGATCGTCTCCGGGCTCGGCGGGCTCGTGGACGTCGTCGTCCGCAACTTCGGTGAGGGCAGCGCCCCTTGGGCAAAGGTCGCCACCTGGCTGAACGAGTTCGGCGCCTGCGCGCCCTACAAGGTGTGCAAGGCCGACATCGAGCGCCGCCTCTTCCCGCAGACCTATGCGTACGACAAAGGCGGCATGAAGGTCCGCACGGCGCTCGACCGGGGCACCGTCGACCAGCTCTACTACGCGAGCAAGCAGGTCAAGGCGCAGTTCCACCGGGTCGTCGGCACCGAGGAGCCGCTCGCGGGCGACCCCAACACCACGCTGACGACGGTCCTTTACGCCTCGCGCGCCGACTACGAGAACTACCACCCGCTGCTCACCGGCATGGACACGAACAACGGCGGCGTCTACATCGAGCGCGGCGCGACCTTCTACACCTATCAGCGGCGGGTCCCGCAGGACTCCACGCTGACGCTGGAGGAGCTCTTCCGCCACGAGTACACGCACTACCTGAACGGCCGCTGGGCCGTGCCCGGGTTCTTCGGCGAGGGCCCCTGGTACCAGGGCGACCGGACCACCGCGATGGACGAGGGCACCGCAGAGTTCTTCGACGGCGCCACCCGCGACGACGGCATCGAGGTCCGCAAGTCACTGGTCCAGGGCATCATCGACGACACGGCCGACGGCGGCCCGCGGATGACCGTCGACCAGCTCCTGCACGCCACCTATGACGGCGACGGTTTCCGCTTCTACGACTACGCCGGAACGTTCTTCGAGTTCCTGTGGGCCGAACGCCCCGCCCTGCTCAAGGAGATGTACGGGTACCTGCGGGCCGACGACCCGGCGCGCTTCGACGCCTGGCGCGACCGGCTCGGCAAGGACCGCGGACTGCAGAGCCAGTACGACGCGTTCCTCGACAAGCAGATCGCGCACGTCGACGACCTCTTCGTGCCCGACACCACGTACGTGCCGGTCGCCGAGCTCCGCGACACCACCGCCGACCAGGTACGTGCCTCCATCGCGGCGACGACGGGCATCACGCCCGCCTGCCGGTCGAACGGTGCGCCGGAGCGGCCGCGGTACACCTGCACGGGCCGCATCACCGCGAACCTCGGTGCGTCCGGCGACCCCGACGCCGTGTTCAAGGACATGTCGGAGACCGTCGACTACTTCCTCCTCGAACGGTCCACGGCGGGCGACAACAACCTCGCCGACATGAACTGCTCCTTCGGCGAGGTCGACATCTGGACCGACGGCCGCGCGGGCAGCGCGGACTTCAGCTGCGAGGGGCCGCTGAAGGGGTGA
- a CDS encoding MFS transporter, with the protein MTLLALSHACVDVYQGAVAALVPFFVAERAYAYAAASGIVLAASLLSSVVQPLFGALTDKWAMPWLLPVSTLVGGAGVALAGVGGSYPVTLLVVAVSGVGVAAYHPEAARVARQASRGSHTAMSWFSLGGNVGFATAPLLVSAVVATGGLRASPLLVVPALAGAVLCVAAARGLRAARDAAGPREEAAQGGGQVAAEDDWPSFLKLSGAVVCRSVVFTGLSTFIALYVPERTGAGEVAGTVALFVLYLGGAVGTVAGGRLAARHGRLPVVRWSYALTVLAVAGVVLVPGPLLYVFVALTSAGLYVPFSLHITLGQDYLPRRMGTASGVTLGLTVSIGGLASPLIGAVADAASLRTALAPLTVLPALGWLLLRTLREPGTEGVVSP; encoded by the coding sequence ATCACCCTCCTGGCCCTCAGCCACGCCTGCGTCGACGTCTATCAGGGTGCCGTCGCCGCCCTCGTGCCGTTCTTCGTCGCCGAGCGCGCCTACGCCTACGCCGCCGCGTCCGGCATCGTGCTCGCCGCCTCGCTGCTGTCCTCCGTCGTCCAGCCCCTGTTCGGGGCGCTCACCGACAAGTGGGCCATGCCGTGGCTGCTGCCGGTGAGCACCCTGGTGGGCGGTGCGGGAGTCGCGCTCGCGGGCGTCGGCGGGAGCTACCCGGTGACGTTGCTGGTCGTCGCCGTGTCGGGCGTCGGCGTCGCCGCGTACCACCCGGAGGCCGCACGCGTGGCCCGGCAGGCGAGCCGGGGGAGTCACACCGCGATGAGCTGGTTCTCGCTCGGCGGCAACGTCGGCTTCGCGACCGCGCCCCTGCTGGTCTCCGCCGTCGTCGCCACGGGCGGCCTGCGCGCCTCCCCGCTCCTGGTCGTGCCCGCCCTCGCGGGAGCGGTGCTGTGCGTGGCGGCGGCGCGGGGCCTCCGGGCGGCACGGGACGCGGCGGGCCCGCGGGAGGAGGCCGCCCAGGGGGGAGGCCAGGTCGCCGCCGAGGACGACTGGCCGTCGTTCCTCAAGCTGTCCGGCGCCGTCGTCTGCCGCTCGGTCGTCTTCACCGGACTGAGTACGTTCATCGCGCTGTACGTCCCCGAGCGCACCGGAGCGGGTGAAGTCGCGGGCACGGTCGCCCTGTTCGTGCTCTACCTCGGCGGCGCGGTCGGGACCGTCGCGGGCGGCCGGCTCGCCGCCCGGCACGGCCGCCTCCCCGTCGTCAGGTGGTCGTACGCCCTGACCGTCCTCGCGGTGGCCGGAGTCGTCCTCGTCCCCGGGCCCCTTCTCTACGTCTTCGTCGCACTCACCTCGGCAGGCCTGTACGTGCCGTTCTCCCTGCACATCACCCTCGGGCAGGACTACCTGCCGCGCCGCATGGGCACCGCGAGCGGCGTCACTCTGGGGCTGACGGTGAGCATCGGAGGCCTCGCGAGTCCGCTGATCGGGGCGGTCGCGGACGCCGCCTCCCTGCGGACGGCGCTCGCTCCGCTGACCGTGCTGCCCGCGCTCGGCTGGCTCCTCCTGCGCACGCTGCGCGAGCCGGGCACGGAGGGTGTCGTCAGCCCTTGA